The Caldisalinibacter kiritimatiensis region TTTTATAATTAGTGAATTAAAGACAGCATTTAAGATAGGGTTTATGATATTCATACCTTTTCTAGTAATTGATATGGTTGTTGCAAGTACTTTGATGTCAATGGGAATGATGATGCTACCACCTGTTATGATTTCATTGCCTTTTAAAATATTATTGTTTATATTAGTTGATGGATGGAATGTGATAACAGAAGTGTTAGTTACCGGATTCAGATAGTTGAGGAGTGAAATAAATGAGTCAAGCTGACGTTATTAGTTTAGCTCAAGAAGCAATGATTACAGTATTAATGCTATCAGCACCTATGTTGGGCTTTGGGCTTTTAGTCGGTTTATTAGTAAGTATATTTCAAGCAACTACCCAAATACAGGAAGCTACTTTAGCATTTGTGCCCAAAATTGTGGCAGTTATTGTTGCTTTTATAGTTTTTGGACCATGGATTTTGAATGTAATAGTTGATTTTACTACAAGATTATTTAATAGTATTAATACATTTATTTAATTGTTAGGTGAAATTTATGGAAGGTATATATCAAGAAATATTAAACAAGTATCAAGTTTATTTATTAGTATTTGTAAGAGTAGCAGGGATTTTTATTATATCACCTATTTTTAGTAGAAGAAATATACCCAAGCTATTAAAGATAGGATTTACGTTTTTATTATCAGTAATTGTATTTAATCTTATTGAAATAGATACAGTTAATTATAATGACTCTCAACTAATATTTTTGATAATTAAAGAAGCATTAGTAGGGGGAATCATAGGTTTTGTAGCATATTTATTTTTTACTGTTTTATATTTATCAGGACAGATTATTGATATGCAAATTGGATTTGGGATGGTTA contains the following coding sequences:
- the fliQ gene encoding flagellar biosynthesis protein FliQ; its protein translation is MSQADVISLAQEAMITVLMLSAPMLGFGLLVGLLVSIFQATTQIQEATLAFVPKIVAVIVAFIVFGPWILNVIVDFTTRLFNSINTFI